Proteins found in one Neodiprion lecontei isolate iyNeoLeco1 chromosome 6, iyNeoLeco1.1, whole genome shotgun sequence genomic segment:
- the LOC107221126 gene encoding striated muscle preferentially expressed protein kinase isoform X2: MRRLQHPRLIQLYDAIATGNNIYVILELITGGELFERVIDDDFVLTERSCAVFMRQICEGIEFVHGQNILHLDLKPENILCLTKEGNRIKIIDFGLARKYDPNKKLQVLFGTPEFVAPEVVNFDQIGFGTDMWSIGVICYVLLSGLSPFMGDTDIETMANVTIAKYDFDDEAFAEISDEAKDFIKSLLVKDKGGRASASQCRAHAWLTRKSPPAPSPKIPSQPEVVPAKDSEIRNGVREELEVTKDNLRLFVERWREHPDSPYAVDAAFCPGCLRPEAADLGESLVGGLESISTRGQSPSPCGSLWSSGDSVNGDNTILLTVPGSGSRGAFDRRASEGTGTGAEKQRDPAAQIVLAEEIIKLSEHLRAIALGPRLAGTNVEGAAPRSPAVVVESASIGSHLEAGGRRKPSGVERSAEIRPAEPSPAARGNEISEKLSRIVRQRKTNGTAFGGVGKFANTKEGPVDVTPGFGPTTRKTRRPPERSDAILSEHQNTTASVKAAERTDSGWRTRAPLVRTSCFSSFNSSTISSSSSSSSPQNSRLQDDRTTDPMPIRVPPAVNAAKEVDLTPPWRRAKLHRFTESGRDVPRISNLRDLHRNLNLDEPTSTKNLLLQLLEEWDDGHTGTRQNGIGRKSVSLDWCGEESVARRSMNSLAEYFQSEQQKPPPVDPTPSVHR; the protein is encoded by the exons ATGCGGAGGCTCCAGCATCCCCGGCTTATACAACTATACGACGCAATCGCGACCGGAAACAACATTTACGTAATACTGGAACT GATCACGGGTGGCGAACTGTTCGAGAGAGTGATCGATGACGACTTTGTCCTGACTGAAAGAAGCTGCGCCGTTTTTATGCGACAGATATGCGAGGGTATCGAGTTCGTCCATGGACAGAACATATTGCACCTAGATCTCAAG cCCGAGAACATCTTGTGCCTCACGAAAGAGGGAAACCGAATAAAGATAATAGACTTTGGACTAGCGAGGAAATACGATCCGAACAAGAAGCTCCAAGTTTTGTTCGGTACTCCGGAATTCGTGGCACCGGAAGTTGTAAACTTTGACCAAATCGGTTTCGGCACAGACATGTGGAGCATTGGCGTGATCTGCTACGTTCT GTTGTCGGGACTCTCGCCATTTATGGGAGACACCGACATTGAAACGATGGCGAACGTGACCATTGCAAAATACGACTTCGACGACGAAGCGTTCGCCGAGATATCCGACGAGGCGAAAGATTTCATAAAAAGTCTTCTAGTTAAGGATAAGGG GGGGCGCGCTTCGGCGTCGCAGTGCCGCGCTCACGCTTGGCTGACCCGGAAGAGCCCCCCCGCCCCTAGTCCCAAGATTCCCTCTCAGCCGGAAGTAGTGCCGGCAAAAGATAGCGAGATCAGGAACGGGGTGAGGGAGGAGCTCGAAGTAACCAAGGACAATCTGAGGCTGTTCGTGGAACGGTGGCGCGAGCACCCCGACAGTCCGTACGCGGTTGACGCGGCGTTTTGCCCGGGTTGCCTGCGACCGGAAGCAGCGGACCTTGGGGAGTCCCTCGTCGGCGGTCTCGAGTCGATATCAACGCGGGGTCAGAGTCCCTCGCCGTGCGGAAGCCTCTGGAGTTCCGGGGACTCGGTAAACGGGGACAACACGATCCTGCTCACAGTACCGGGGTCTGGGTCGAGGGGGGCCTTTGATAGGCGGGCCTCGGAGGGGACGGGGACGGGTGCCGAGAAGCAGCGGGATCCGGCCGCTCAGATCGTCCTCGCCGAGGAGATAATCAAGCTGTCCGAGCACCTACGCGCCATCGCGTTGGGCCCACGTCTTGCGGGGACCAACGTCGAGGGGGCGGCGCCGCGTTCTCCGGCCGTGGTGGTCGAATCCGCGTCGATCGGCAGCCACCTGGAAGCGGGTGGAAGGCGGAAGCCGAGCGGCGTTGAGAGGAGCGCGGAGATCAGGCCTGCGGAGCCATCCCCGGCAGCTAGGGGAAACGAAATATCCGAAAAACTGTCGAGGATCGTTAGGCAGAGAAAGACCAACGGCACAGCTTTTGGCGGGGTGGGAAAATTCGCCAACACGAAGGAGGGGCCCGTCGACGTCACCCCTGGGTTCGGGCCAACGACCAGGAAGACTCGGCGCCCCCCGGAGCGAAGCGACGCCATCCTCTCGGAACACCAGAACACCACGGCCAGCGTCAAAGCCGCAGAAAGGACCGATTCCGGTTGGAGAACACGCGCCCCCCTAGTGCGGACGAGCTGCTTTTCCTCCTTCAACTCCTCCACGatatcctcctcctcctcctcctcttccccgCAGAACTCGAGGCTGCAGGACGATCGGACCACCGATCCGATGCCGATCAGGGTGCCGCCCGCTGTAAACGCCGCGAAGGAAGTCGACCTGACGCCTCCGTGGCGTCGAGCGAAACTGCACCGGTTCACGGAGTCCGGTCGCGACGTGCCGCGGATATCGAATCTCCGGGATTTGCACCGGAACCTGAACCTCGACGAGCCAACGAGCACGAAGAATCTACTTCTGCAGTTACTCGAGGAGTGGGACGACGGGCATACCGGAACCCGGCAGAACGGCATCGGCCGGAAGTCGGTCAGCCTCGACTGGTGCGGCGAAGAATCCGTCGCCAGGCGCTCGATGAACTCCTTGGCCGAGTACTTCCAGTCCGAGCAGCAAAAACCGCCCCCTGTCGACCCGACGCCCTCGGTTCACCGCTGA
- the LOC107221126 gene encoding striated muscle preferentially expressed protein kinase isoform X1, giving the protein MIRVDETDPVGEIEPSFPYRDVAVRHGVQFADQYDIESEIGRGKFGTVYRCKEKSSGLHLAAKVVNTNRKEDRRTVEREVEIMRRLQHPRLIQLYDAIATGNNIYVILELITGGELFERVIDDDFVLTERSCAVFMRQICEGIEFVHGQNILHLDLKPENILCLTKEGNRIKIIDFGLARKYDPNKKLQVLFGTPEFVAPEVVNFDQIGFGTDMWSIGVICYVLLSGLSPFMGDTDIETMANVTIAKYDFDDEAFAEISDEAKDFIKSLLVKDKGGRASASQCRAHAWLTRKSPPAPSPKIPSQPEVVPAKDSEIRNGVREELEVTKDNLRLFVERWREHPDSPYAVDAAFCPGCLRPEAADLGESLVGGLESISTRGQSPSPCGSLWSSGDSVNGDNTILLTVPGSGSRGAFDRRASEGTGTGAEKQRDPAAQIVLAEEIIKLSEHLRAIALGPRLAGTNVEGAAPRSPAVVVESASIGSHLEAGGRRKPSGVERSAEIRPAEPSPAARGNEISEKLSRIVRQRKTNGTAFGGVGKFANTKEGPVDVTPGFGPTTRKTRRPPERSDAILSEHQNTTASVKAAERTDSGWRTRAPLVRTSCFSSFNSSTISSSSSSSSPQNSRLQDDRTTDPMPIRVPPAVNAAKEVDLTPPWRRAKLHRFTESGRDVPRISNLRDLHRNLNLDEPTSTKNLLLQLLEEWDDGHTGTRQNGIGRKSVSLDWCGEESVARRSMNSLAEYFQSEQQKPPPVDPTPSVHR; this is encoded by the exons GGGTAAATTCGGAACGGTCTATAGATGCAAGGAAAAGTCGAGCGGTCTTCACCTCGCCGCCAAAGTGGTCAACACCAATCGCAAGGAAGACAGAAGGACCGTCGAACGGGAAGTCGAGATCATGCGGAGGCTCCAGCATCCCCGGCTTATACAACTATACGACGCAATCGCGACCGGAAACAACATTTACGTAATACTGGAACT GATCACGGGTGGCGAACTGTTCGAGAGAGTGATCGATGACGACTTTGTCCTGACTGAAAGAAGCTGCGCCGTTTTTATGCGACAGATATGCGAGGGTATCGAGTTCGTCCATGGACAGAACATATTGCACCTAGATCTCAAG cCCGAGAACATCTTGTGCCTCACGAAAGAGGGAAACCGAATAAAGATAATAGACTTTGGACTAGCGAGGAAATACGATCCGAACAAGAAGCTCCAAGTTTTGTTCGGTACTCCGGAATTCGTGGCACCGGAAGTTGTAAACTTTGACCAAATCGGTTTCGGCACAGACATGTGGAGCATTGGCGTGATCTGCTACGTTCT GTTGTCGGGACTCTCGCCATTTATGGGAGACACCGACATTGAAACGATGGCGAACGTGACCATTGCAAAATACGACTTCGACGACGAAGCGTTCGCCGAGATATCCGACGAGGCGAAAGATTTCATAAAAAGTCTTCTAGTTAAGGATAAGGG GGGGCGCGCTTCGGCGTCGCAGTGCCGCGCTCACGCTTGGCTGACCCGGAAGAGCCCCCCCGCCCCTAGTCCCAAGATTCCCTCTCAGCCGGAAGTAGTGCCGGCAAAAGATAGCGAGATCAGGAACGGGGTGAGGGAGGAGCTCGAAGTAACCAAGGACAATCTGAGGCTGTTCGTGGAACGGTGGCGCGAGCACCCCGACAGTCCGTACGCGGTTGACGCGGCGTTTTGCCCGGGTTGCCTGCGACCGGAAGCAGCGGACCTTGGGGAGTCCCTCGTCGGCGGTCTCGAGTCGATATCAACGCGGGGTCAGAGTCCCTCGCCGTGCGGAAGCCTCTGGAGTTCCGGGGACTCGGTAAACGGGGACAACACGATCCTGCTCACAGTACCGGGGTCTGGGTCGAGGGGGGCCTTTGATAGGCGGGCCTCGGAGGGGACGGGGACGGGTGCCGAGAAGCAGCGGGATCCGGCCGCTCAGATCGTCCTCGCCGAGGAGATAATCAAGCTGTCCGAGCACCTACGCGCCATCGCGTTGGGCCCACGTCTTGCGGGGACCAACGTCGAGGGGGCGGCGCCGCGTTCTCCGGCCGTGGTGGTCGAATCCGCGTCGATCGGCAGCCACCTGGAAGCGGGTGGAAGGCGGAAGCCGAGCGGCGTTGAGAGGAGCGCGGAGATCAGGCCTGCGGAGCCATCCCCGGCAGCTAGGGGAAACGAAATATCCGAAAAACTGTCGAGGATCGTTAGGCAGAGAAAGACCAACGGCACAGCTTTTGGCGGGGTGGGAAAATTCGCCAACACGAAGGAGGGGCCCGTCGACGTCACCCCTGGGTTCGGGCCAACGACCAGGAAGACTCGGCGCCCCCCGGAGCGAAGCGACGCCATCCTCTCGGAACACCAGAACACCACGGCCAGCGTCAAAGCCGCAGAAAGGACCGATTCCGGTTGGAGAACACGCGCCCCCCTAGTGCGGACGAGCTGCTTTTCCTCCTTCAACTCCTCCACGatatcctcctcctcctcctcctcttccccgCAGAACTCGAGGCTGCAGGACGATCGGACCACCGATCCGATGCCGATCAGGGTGCCGCCCGCTGTAAACGCCGCGAAGGAAGTCGACCTGACGCCTCCGTGGCGTCGAGCGAAACTGCACCGGTTCACGGAGTCCGGTCGCGACGTGCCGCGGATATCGAATCTCCGGGATTTGCACCGGAACCTGAACCTCGACGAGCCAACGAGCACGAAGAATCTACTTCTGCAGTTACTCGAGGAGTGGGACGACGGGCATACCGGAACCCGGCAGAACGGCATCGGCCGGAAGTCGGTCAGCCTCGACTGGTGCGGCGAAGAATCCGTCGCCAGGCGCTCGATGAACTCCTTGGCCGAGTACTTCCAGTCCGAGCAGCAAAAACCGCCCCCTGTCGACCCGACGCCCTCGGTTCACCGCTGA